The Roseiconus lacunae genome has a segment encoding these proteins:
- a CDS encoding response regulator yields the protein MNVLLVDDEAQVLRGVARTIECEAEEWEVHSANSAAEALECLDSEKIDVIVTDMSMPQMDGAELLEIVEIRFPNVLRIVLSGQADRDSVLRAIKPMHQYLSKPCDPDVLLAAIRRAEIYKDTITSSEVLDAVGRANCLPTLPSIVAEINQEIDSDHGTIATIASVVSRDPVLSAKILQIANSAIFSVRQPILDVEHGLSLLGVEMVRSLAISLAVFSTENRATLQTATQLFEHSVDVANIARTIASVEEVDSTTLNTVLSAGLLHDIGKMILFNAFSDRYTSLISRSERGLHQAVDLEKEEFGCSHPGIGAYLLERWGVPKELTDAVAAHHSLGICSRAEIATQIVYAANWIATHPDGATPIDVEEIQSPMSKKLTKFLCQLKRWSIHYRETQQAPTS from the coding sequence ATGAACGTTCTGCTGGTTGACGACGAGGCACAAGTGCTACGAGGTGTCGCCCGTACGATTGAGTGCGAAGCCGAGGAATGGGAAGTCCATTCGGCGAATTCAGCGGCCGAAGCCCTCGAATGTCTCGACTCTGAAAAGATCGATGTCATCGTCACTGACATGAGCATGCCTCAAATGGACGGGGCTGAATTGCTTGAGATCGTAGAAATACGGTTTCCAAATGTGCTGAGGATCGTGCTTTCTGGGCAAGCGGATCGAGACTCCGTATTGCGAGCGATCAAGCCGATGCATCAATATCTTTCAAAGCCATGCGATCCCGATGTATTGCTTGCCGCGATCCGTCGAGCGGAAATATATAAGGATACGATCACGTCTTCAGAAGTTCTCGACGCAGTCGGGCGTGCGAATTGTTTGCCAACGCTCCCTTCGATCGTCGCCGAAATCAACCAGGAGATCGATTCTGACCATGGAACGATCGCGACCATTGCGTCGGTCGTTTCGCGTGATCCCGTTCTGTCAGCTAAAATATTGCAGATCGCTAACTCGGCCATTTTTAGTGTTCGCCAGCCGATTCTCGACGTTGAACATGGTTTGTCATTGCTCGGTGTCGAGATGGTCCGTTCTCTCGCTATTTCACTCGCTGTATTTTCCACAGAAAATAGGGCGACGCTTCAGACCGCGACGCAGCTGTTTGAGCATTCCGTTGATGTCGCCAATATTGCAAGAACGATCGCCAGTGTTGAAGAAGTTGATTCTACGACGCTTAACACCGTGCTTTCGGCCGGACTTCTCCATGACATTGGAAAGATGATCCTTTTCAACGCATTTAGCGATCGCTACACCTCGTTAATCAGTCGATCAGAGCGTGGTCTTCATCAGGCTGTCGACTTAGAAAAGGAAGAATTTGGCTGCTCTCATCCTGGAATTGGGGCGTACCTTTTGGAGCGGTGGGGTGTGCCGAAAGAATTGACTGATGCGGTCGCGGCACATCACAGTTTGGGGATTTGCTCGCGTGCTGAGATCGCAACGCAGATCGTTTATGCGGCCAATTGGATCGCGACGCATCCGGACGGAGCGACACCGATCGATGTCGAGGAAATTCAGTCCCCGATGTCGAAGAAACTCACCAAATTCCTCTGCCAATTGAAGCGGTGGTCAATCCATTATCGCGAAACGCAACAAGCACCGACATCATGA
- a CDS encoding hybrid sensor histidine kinase/response regulator: MRLNSDQEYRHILIIDDNESIHADFDKILRHTSNHSELDQLDLELFGPGDEQVEQVDFKLEHAFQGRDGLEILKKSLSEGETFGAAFVDMRMPPGWDGVETIKHLWDVDPCLQVVICTAYSDHEWSKIVENLGQTDRLLILKKPFDEIEVVQLATSLCEKRRLLDLSRQKMESLEHTVDEQSLELQDALENAETLIQSISSILVSLDSNGLVSRWNPIAEQVFGIREPDAIGKAWNELSINWLVPENVQRLVSAGSAKGPVRESIQFLDSAGSTLTLEFHVFPIVDEASSAARLILANDITLQIMLKSQLDQAQRLESVGQLAAGVAHEINTPMQYISDNIRYVSKTYQRLKALLDCLPSLIDDSISDEEFLTLRGQVIGSTTKRKLDDWITQIPEALSDSIVGVDAVAKIVSAMKEFCHPGRDEKSLLSLNHILNSTITVARNEWKHTAELETDFSDDLPDLLGFPSELNQAFLNIIVNAVHAIRDQIEGERIGRGVIRISTRAERSSVIVEISDNGGGIPSSVRDRVFEPFFTTKDIGKGTGQGLAIARSVIVDKHGGTLSFDVEEGEGTKFIIELPLTVDDAIEETDANEIQMEAVS; encoded by the coding sequence ATGAGACTAAATAGTGATCAAGAATATCGACACATACTGATAATCGATGACAACGAATCGATTCATGCCGACTTCGACAAAATCCTCCGGCATACGTCGAATCATTCTGAACTCGATCAGCTCGACCTCGAACTGTTCGGTCCAGGCGACGAACAAGTCGAGCAAGTTGATTTCAAACTGGAACATGCTTTCCAAGGAAGAGACGGCTTGGAGATATTGAAGAAGTCACTTTCCGAAGGCGAAACTTTTGGTGCGGCGTTCGTCGATATGCGGATGCCGCCGGGATGGGACGGAGTAGAAACGATCAAGCACCTTTGGGATGTTGATCCATGTCTACAGGTAGTGATTTGCACCGCGTATTCAGATCATGAATGGTCCAAGATTGTTGAGAATCTTGGGCAGACCGATCGCTTACTAATTCTGAAGAAGCCTTTCGATGAGATCGAAGTGGTCCAGTTGGCGACTTCCCTCTGCGAAAAACGTCGCCTGCTAGATCTCTCACGCCAGAAGATGGAATCGCTTGAACATACCGTCGATGAACAGTCGTTGGAATTGCAGGATGCGTTGGAGAATGCCGAAACGCTGATCCAGTCGATCTCCTCAATCTTGGTCAGCCTCGATTCAAATGGCTTAGTCTCTCGCTGGAACCCAATTGCCGAGCAAGTGTTTGGTATCCGGGAGCCTGATGCAATCGGCAAGGCTTGGAACGAACTTTCGATCAACTGGCTGGTACCGGAAAATGTCCAGCGTTTGGTCTCTGCCGGATCTGCAAAAGGTCCCGTCCGTGAATCAATCCAGTTCCTGGATTCGGCGGGAAGTACGCTTACTTTGGAATTTCATGTTTTTCCGATCGTTGACGAAGCATCCTCCGCCGCTCGATTGATATTGGCTAACGATATCACCTTGCAAATCATGCTGAAGTCTCAATTGGATCAAGCACAACGTTTGGAGTCCGTTGGTCAGCTCGCCGCCGGCGTCGCCCACGAAATTAATACGCCAATGCAATACATTAGTGATAACATTCGCTATGTCTCCAAAACGTACCAACGGCTTAAAGCTCTTCTCGATTGTCTTCCCTCCCTGATTGATGATTCGATCAGTGACGAAGAGTTTTTGACGTTGCGTGGGCAAGTGATCGGATCGACCACCAAACGTAAGCTAGATGACTGGATCACTCAAATCCCGGAAGCACTCTCGGATTCCATCGTTGGGGTCGATGCTGTTGCAAAAATCGTTTCGGCGATGAAGGAGTTTTGCCATCCGGGACGGGACGAAAAGTCATTGCTTAGTTTGAATCACATCTTGAATTCCACAATCACAGTTGCCCGCAACGAGTGGAAGCATACGGCAGAACTTGAAACGGATTTTTCAGATGACTTACCGGATCTACTCGGGTTTCCCAGCGAGCTAAATCAGGCATTCCTCAACATCATCGTCAATGCGGTCCATGCGATTCGAGACCAAATCGAGGGTGAGCGTATCGGTCGAGGGGTTATTCGGATTTCCACCCGAGCGGAGCGGTCTTCCGTCATTGTCGAAATTTCCGATAACGGAGGTGGAATCCCTTCCTCTGTCCGTGATCGTGTCTTCGAACCGTTCTTTACGACCAAAGATATTGGGAAAGGGACGGGGCAGGGATTGGCGATCGCAAGGTCAGTGATTGTCGATAAACATGGGGGAACACTTTCGTTCGATGTGGAAGAGGGGGAAGGCACGAAGTTTATCATCGAATTGCCACTGACGGTGGATGACGCGATTGAGGAAACGGACGCAAACGAGATCCAGATGGAGGCCGTTTCATGA
- a CDS encoding PAS domain-containing protein, whose protein sequence is MTSSNSTDHQLFDFRYNKECRWVHRFMAKLMLVQWMVGILFAFFWSPYTWIGSTSYVHLHVWAAVFAGGALSSFAALWVATFPNATHSRHVIAVSQMMWSALLIHLSGGRIETHFHVFASLAILSSYRDWRVLVTATATVAIDHWVRGVFYPLSVFGVTAESSFRWLEHVAWVLFEVSFLIPCCHRLRREFKELCDRQGEIERSKRSVDQQVNERTQALIQTNNLLLHKTDEAEMLAMVARYTDNAVAITDAEGRIKWVNEGYTRITGYLPEDVIEEDVLQFQQCEETDAAAVNKMRQALRTGSACNLELQNRRKNGDAYWLATEIRPTKNKDNGSPRFIVINSDVSERKAVELSLAEAEQQLRSILDNVPGAFYRRHLGQDDKSVFMSRWIETITGYPAEEFIVPETPDPDFLLSKRSHLDFVHPDDNERVNKTFQDAINDRSDFSIEYRITDKNDHVRWVWERGTCSEQSDSGAIVDGTLFDITDRIEAEQENLKLQQDLLDASRQAGMAEIATGVLHNVGNILNSVNVSATQIQKQLDSSPLRNLEKISGLIDEYRQTFPAFVKDDRRGQKVPEYIRHVTDALQGERQTVRDEVNDLVSNIEHIKAIISVQQTMAKSSGLMQSLEIRDLLNDSISANKASLQSHRINLSQSIDDDVPTIVSDKHRILQILVNLIKNAVDALRDSNVQSPKISVIAKKEADHVSMRVADNGVGIRQDRLDQIFQHGFTTKKGGFGFGLHSSANAAKELGGRLTVASEGEGCGASFELTIPICPEKETRPSGEIESVAQTS, encoded by the coding sequence ATGACGTCGTCCAACAGCACCGATCACCAACTTTTTGATTTTCGCTATAACAAAGAGTGCCGATGGGTGCATCGCTTTATGGCGAAGTTGATGCTCGTCCAGTGGATGGTCGGCATTCTGTTCGCATTCTTTTGGTCACCATACACATGGATTGGTAGCACCAGCTACGTTCATCTTCATGTTTGGGCGGCAGTCTTTGCCGGCGGTGCATTATCAAGTTTTGCCGCCTTGTGGGTGGCCACTTTTCCTAACGCGACCCATTCTCGGCATGTGATCGCTGTCAGTCAGATGATGTGGTCGGCGCTACTGATTCACCTTTCGGGTGGACGAATCGAAACACACTTCCACGTCTTTGCATCGTTGGCGATCCTCAGCAGTTACCGCGACTGGCGAGTGCTGGTAACGGCGACCGCAACCGTCGCGATCGATCATTGGGTTCGAGGCGTCTTCTACCCGCTGTCTGTGTTTGGGGTCACCGCGGAAAGCTCGTTTCGCTGGCTTGAGCATGTCGCTTGGGTACTGTTCGAGGTTTCGTTCCTAATTCCGTGCTGTCACCGTCTGCGGCGCGAATTCAAAGAGCTTTGCGATCGCCAGGGTGAGATTGAAAGATCAAAAAGAAGTGTTGATCAACAAGTGAACGAGCGAACTCAGGCTTTGATCCAAACGAATAACTTGTTACTCCATAAAACCGACGAAGCTGAAATGCTGGCGATGGTAGCTCGGTATACCGACAATGCAGTCGCGATCACCGATGCCGAAGGTCGGATCAAATGGGTGAATGAAGGGTATACAAGGATCACCGGATATTTACCCGAGGATGTAATTGAAGAAGACGTTCTGCAGTTTCAGCAGTGTGAGGAAACCGATGCTGCCGCGGTGAACAAGATGCGTCAGGCGCTCCGTACCGGAAGCGCTTGCAATTTGGAATTGCAGAACCGAAGAAAGAACGGCGACGCGTATTGGTTGGCCACAGAGATCCGCCCGACAAAAAACAAAGACAACGGAAGCCCGCGATTTATCGTCATCAATAGTGATGTCAGCGAACGGAAAGCTGTGGAACTATCGCTCGCCGAAGCGGAGCAGCAACTACGGTCGATCCTGGACAACGTGCCCGGTGCGTTCTACCGACGCCATCTCGGACAAGACGACAAAAGCGTCTTTATGAGTCGATGGATCGAAACGATTACCGGATATCCCGCGGAAGAGTTTATCGTTCCTGAAACTCCGGATCCGGACTTTTTGCTCTCCAAACGCTCCCATCTGGATTTCGTTCATCCCGACGACAATGAACGCGTCAACAAGACTTTCCAGGATGCGATCAATGACAGATCGGATTTTTCGATTGAATACCGGATCACTGATAAGAACGACCATGTCCGTTGGGTTTGGGAACGCGGGACATGTAGTGAACAGTCGGATTCAGGTGCGATCGTCGACGGGACGCTATTCGATATTACCGACCGGATCGAAGCCGAGCAAGAAAATCTGAAGTTGCAACAAGATTTGCTTGACGCGTCACGGCAAGCCGGCATGGCGGAGATCGCTACCGGAGTTCTTCACAACGTCGGGAACATACTAAATAGCGTCAATGTTTCGGCGACACAAATTCAGAAACAACTTGACTCAAGTCCGCTACGCAACCTGGAAAAGATCTCTGGGTTGATCGATGAGTATCGCCAAACGTTTCCTGCCTTCGTTAAAGACGACCGGCGTGGGCAAAAAGTGCCGGAATATATTCGTCATGTCACCGATGCGTTGCAAGGTGAACGGCAAACGGTACGTGACGAAGTCAATGACTTGGTCTCGAACATCGAACATATCAAGGCAATCATCTCCGTCCAGCAAACGATGGCTAAGTCATCTGGGTTGATGCAAAGTCTAGAAATTCGTGATTTGCTCAATGATTCGATTTCGGCGAACAAGGCATCACTGCAGAGTCATCGTATCAACCTGAGTCAATCGATCGACGACGACGTTCCGACGATCGTTTCCGATAAGCACCGAATACTACAAATCCTTGTCAACCTGATAAAAAACGCAGTCGATGCGCTTCGGGATTCGAACGTCCAATCACCGAAGATTTCGGTCATCGCGAAGAAAGAGGCTGATCATGTCAGCATGCGTGTAGCGGACAACGGTGTGGGGATTCGTCAAGATCGACTCGACCAAATCTTTCAACACGGATTCACCACCAAAAAGGGAGGGTTTGGCTTTGGTTTACACAGTAGTGCCAATGCGGCAAAAGAACTCGGTGGTCGACTGACGGTGGCTAGCGAGGGCGAGGGATGTGGAGCCTCGTTCGAATTGACGATTCCGATTTGCCCGGAAAAGGAGACACGTCCTTCGGGAGAAATCGAATCGGTTGCTCAAACGAGTTGA
- a CDS encoding thioredoxin domain-containing protein codes for MSFDCFIRFIALPGLLLSYAAGFFMLTDYSTRPAIASPIHSSGAIRSVLEEFHPDPDTVSILLFYHPQCPCTVATIRSLQRAVPLLKSPASVYAFAFYPQSEAESWIESDGTDLLRQIEGAKVVADPDGETAKLIGITTSGHCLVFEDERGIVFSGGINPLRGHEGDCPSLAQLIHCVNDAREPYTSWPIFGCTLANSQRLQ; via the coding sequence ATGAGTTTCGATTGTTTCATCCGATTCATTGCCCTTCCCGGGCTGCTGCTGTCGTACGCGGCCGGTTTTTTCATGCTGACGGACTATTCAACTCGTCCCGCTATTGCTAGTCCGATTCACTCTTCGGGGGCCATCCGTTCGGTATTGGAAGAATTCCATCCCGATCCGGACACCGTATCGATCCTGTTGTTCTACCACCCTCAATGTCCATGCACCGTCGCTACAATTCGCAGCCTTCAGCGGGCGGTTCCGCTTTTAAAGTCACCGGCATCAGTCTACGCCTTTGCGTTTTATCCCCAATCGGAAGCGGAAAGTTGGATCGAATCCGATGGGACCGATCTGCTTCGTCAAATCGAAGGGGCCAAGGTCGTTGCAGATCCTGATGGTGAAACGGCAAAGTTGATCGGCATCACGACGTCCGGCCATTGCCTTGTTTTTGAAGACGAACGAGGCATCGTCTTTAGTGGCGGCATAAATCCACTGCGTGGTCATGAGGGCGATTGCCCGTCGCTCGCTCAACTCATTCACTGCGTTAATGATGCCAGGGAACCATACACCAGTTGGCCCATCTTTGGTTGCACACTAGCGAATTCGCAGAGGCTCCAATGA
- a CDS encoding ATP-binding protein → MQDQLSILLVEDDEDTRATLTDVLEIDGNDVLVASTISEAFRLIDEAVAIIILDRKLPDGPAERHIPTLRDLAPQADIVVVTGYADMDSTISAFRSGASDFLIKPINPEALRHTVCRILQSKRVELELRQEQQFADRVLSTAEAIVLVLDPEGKIVRFNPYFERLSGRKLDEVRGKEWFATFVPPQDHDLIQHVFSTTTTSGSSSGVINAIITSDGTERQIRWCNTTLEDSAGNLDGVLAVGVDVTDIIDAQEKIAQSERLAAIGQTMASLAHESRNALQRIQSGLELLELDIGDDPEATKDLQTVQRAATDLNSLLEEIRSFAAPIHLHRVQADCKDIYRRAWRNLESSRVGRTCELIEIDDRKHHKTSLDAQRMEQVFRNLFENALAATNDPAQIHITLSQADNGDTVVSVSDNGPGLTRDQAHRIFEPFYTTKTRGTGLGMAIVKRIIDAHGGDIIVAHRNSSIGGASFQMTITPENTSNGF, encoded by the coding sequence ATGCAGGATCAGCTATCGATCCTTTTGGTCGAAGACGACGAAGACACTCGTGCGACGCTGACCGATGTGCTCGAGATCGATGGGAATGATGTTCTTGTTGCCAGCACGATTTCCGAAGCGTTTAGGCTGATCGACGAGGCGGTCGCGATCATCATTCTTGACCGAAAATTGCCCGACGGACCCGCCGAACGCCATATCCCAACCCTTCGCGATCTCGCCCCTCAGGCTGACATCGTCGTGGTCACGGGCTATGCCGATATGGATAGCACGATTTCAGCGTTCCGATCCGGAGCTTCTGATTTCTTGATCAAGCCAATCAATCCCGAGGCGTTGCGGCACACGGTTTGTCGTATTTTGCAAAGCAAACGCGTTGAGCTTGAATTACGGCAGGAGCAGCAGTTTGCCGATCGTGTCCTCTCGACAGCCGAAGCGATCGTGTTGGTACTTGATCCGGAAGGAAAGATCGTTCGGTTTAATCCTTACTTTGAGCGATTGTCTGGCCGAAAACTTGATGAGGTCCGCGGTAAGGAATGGTTCGCGACATTCGTTCCGCCTCAAGATCATGACTTGATTCAGCATGTTTTCTCGACAACGACAACGTCGGGTTCATCGTCTGGGGTGATCAATGCGATCATCACCAGTGATGGCACAGAGCGTCAGATCCGTTGGTGCAACACAACGCTGGAAGATAGCGCGGGCAACTTGGATGGTGTACTGGCCGTCGGAGTCGATGTGACAGACATCATTGACGCGCAGGAAAAAATCGCACAAAGCGAGCGACTCGCGGCGATCGGTCAGACGATGGCTTCGCTGGCTCACGAAAGTCGTAACGCCTTGCAGCGAATTCAATCCGGTTTGGAATTGCTCGAGCTGGATATTGGCGATGATCCTGAAGCGACTAAAGACTTGCAAACCGTACAACGGGCTGCGACCGATCTCAATTCCTTGCTCGAAGAGATCCGTTCGTTCGCCGCACCGATTCACCTGCATCGAGTTCAGGCCGACTGCAAAGATATTTATCGCCGGGCATGGCGCAATCTGGAGTCCTCGCGTGTGGGACGCACTTGCGAATTGATTGAAATCGATGACCGCAAACATCACAAAACGTCGCTCGACGCGCAGCGAATGGAACAAGTCTTTCGCAATCTATTTGAGAACGCACTTGCCGCTACCAACGATCCGGCACAAATTCACATCACGCTTTCTCAGGCCGACAATGGCGACACCGTCGTTTCGGTGTCAGACAACGGTCCCGGTCTAACGCGAGACCAAGCGCATCGAATTTTTGAGCCTTTCTATACGACGAAGACACGTGGAACGGGGCTGGGGATGGCGATCGTCAAACGCATTATCGATGCCCATGGCGGGGACATTATTGTCGCGCATCGAAATTCATCGATCGGTGGTGCTTCTTTTCAGATGACGATCACTCCGGAAAACACTAGTAACGGATTCTGA
- a CDS encoding DUF1559 domain-containing protein: MHQSQPAFLASVFQRGRRWGSHRQAFTLVELLVVIAIIGILVGLLLPAVQAAREAARRMSCSNNFKQLGLAIHNYHSAYKKLPIYKGGTWSNGSDGSDNRDNRMDLSIWVGITPFFEQQGLWDQISNPNTKIYDADARRSPPWPPMGPPTSQANYPPWRTEIPTMRCPSDPGVGLPAFGRTNYAACLGDSAWMMDQGHFEQSGGILAQPMSATVAVEANASCRGPFVARRTMRFRDVLDGLSNTVFAGEIATDLGDRDKRTIASIQRDSVEIRDEPDHCQHENLIDPERPSFWSDGTYGVAPTLAPFDAGRGYRWASGGTSFSAMNTILPPNKEICLGGGASGDASSMGVAPASSRHIGGIHVMMGDGSITFVTDSIEAGDVHHPNVWSGGTGPSSVGSSSPYGLWGALGTRASREVISESFN, from the coding sequence ATGCACCAGTCGCAGCCAGCTTTTCTTGCCTCAGTTTTTCAGCGAGGTCGTCGATGGGGGAGCCATCGTCAAGCGTTTACATTGGTCGAACTCTTGGTCGTGATCGCAATCATCGGCATCCTCGTCGGATTGTTGCTACCGGCCGTGCAAGCCGCTCGTGAGGCAGCTCGCCGGATGAGCTGTAGCAACAACTTCAAACAATTGGGGCTTGCGATTCACAACTACCATTCGGCGTACAAAAAGCTGCCGATCTACAAAGGTGGCACTTGGTCGAATGGGTCGGACGGTTCGGACAACCGTGACAATCGGATGGACCTTTCCATTTGGGTTGGGATCACACCGTTCTTTGAGCAACAGGGCCTCTGGGACCAAATCTCGAATCCCAACACCAAGATTTACGATGCGGACGCCAGGCGATCACCGCCTTGGCCACCGATGGGACCGCCGACTTCACAGGCAAATTACCCGCCGTGGCGTACTGAAATCCCGACAATGCGTTGTCCCAGTGATCCCGGGGTCGGATTGCCGGCCTTCGGACGCACCAACTATGCGGCTTGTTTGGGCGACTCGGCCTGGATGATGGATCAGGGACATTTCGAACAGTCAGGTGGCATATTGGCACAACCGATGTCCGCGACCGTTGCCGTGGAAGCAAACGCCAGCTGCCGAGGACCGTTTGTCGCCCGCCGTACGATGCGGTTTCGGGATGTGCTAGACGGACTTTCCAATACCGTTTTTGCGGGTGAGATCGCGACGGACCTAGGAGATCGGGACAAGCGAACGATCGCTTCGATTCAAAGGGATTCGGTCGAGATCCGAGACGAACCGGATCACTGTCAGCATGAAAACTTGATCGATCCGGAGCGTCCTTCGTTTTGGTCGGACGGTACATACGGCGTCGCGCCAACGCTTGCGCCGTTCGATGCCGGGCGTGGTTATCGCTGGGCATCCGGGGGGACTTCATTCTCAGCGATGAATACGATCTTGCCGCCTAACAAGGAAATCTGCCTTGGTGGCGGCGCCTCTGGTGACGCTTCGTCCATGGGAGTGGCTCCGGCGAGCAGCCGGCACATCGGCGGCATTCACGTGATGATGGGAGATGGATCGATTACGTTTGTCACCGATTCAATCGAAGCAGGCGACGTCCACCACCCGAATGTTTGGAGCGGTGGAACGGGGCCTTCCAGCGTTGGGTCGTCAAGTCCTTACGGTCTGTGGGGAGCGTTGGGAACGCGAGCATCGCGTGAGGTCATTTCCGAAAGTTTTAACTAA
- a CDS encoding outer membrane protein assembly factor BamD: MKKLSKLLVAGLCVSSLTLVGCGHSEAVVEAPPADEVQEDIPAMEGMSDEEYSKAMDAEM; encoded by the coding sequence ATGAAAAAATTGTCGAAGCTTTTGGTAGCTGGATTGTGCGTCTCGTCGCTGACCCTGGTGGGTTGCGGACATAGTGAAGCCGTCGTGGAAGCCCCACCGGCAGACGAAGTCCAGGAGGATATTCCCGCGATGGAAGGGATGTCCGATGAGGAGTATTCCAAAGCGATGGACGCAGAAATGTAG
- a CDS encoding DUF1559 domain-containing protein produces the protein MDRRTRQTKGFTLVELLVVIAIIGILVGLLLPAVQAAREAARRMSCSNNFKQIGLAMHNYHSAYKQLPIMGGGTGIGLQNNRWWQTGNDASHECNSALVPLTSFFEQQGIWDMISNPSTQTVTGGAPPATTGLTNPPRWPAMGPNPRNFSRNPGYVPWATEIPTLRCPSDPGVGLPALGRTNYALCMGDSPHGWHTSLKTGDLRPAGNGAVMNFNSVSRGVFMVRRDAKFRDILDGLSNTIAMGEIITDLGDRDIRAAASWLQQGGHLVNDNPKYCVDQGEIDPERPRFWCSDSANCTVPPHLRQRVWDSRGSAWANFRPHCTQVYTVLPPNSEVCVGRWIDGPGTMPPSSNHQGGAHILMTDGAVVFMTDSVEAGNPRNGAVRRNAGGGPREPGQVSPYGLWGSLGTKASNEVIEESLNQ, from the coding sequence ATGGACCGTCGGACGCGGCAAACGAAGGGTTTCACACTGGTGGAGCTTCTCGTTGTCATTGCCATTATTGGTATTCTTGTGGGCCTCTTATTGCCCGCAGTTCAGGCTGCCCGCGAGGCAGCGCGGCGAATGAGTTGTAGCAACAATTTCAAGCAGATCGGCTTGGCGATGCACAACTACCATTCCGCCTACAAACAGCTGCCGATCATGGGCGGCGGAACGGGAATCGGTTTGCAGAACAATCGTTGGTGGCAAACCGGTAACGATGCAAGTCACGAATGCAATAGCGCGTTGGTGCCCTTAACTTCGTTTTTCGAGCAACAAGGGATTTGGGATATGATCTCCAATCCCTCTACTCAAACGGTTACCGGCGGCGCGCCACCGGCAACCACCGGATTGACCAATCCACCGCGGTGGCCGGCGATGGGCCCCAACCCACGAAACTTCTCGCGCAACCCGGGCTACGTCCCTTGGGCGACCGAGATCCCAACGTTGCGTTGCCCAAGTGATCCGGGCGTTGGCTTGCCCGCATTAGGGCGAACGAACTATGCCTTGTGCATGGGGGATTCGCCACACGGTTGGCATACCAGCCTGAAAACAGGCGACTTACGCCCGGCTGGCAACGGTGCGGTGATGAACTTCAACTCGGTCAGCCGAGGCGTGTTTATGGTCCGCCGAGATGCTAAATTCCGAGACATTCTTGATGGATTGTCGAACACGATCGCGATGGGCGAAATCATCACCGACTTGGGCGACCGCGATATCCGTGCGGCAGCCTCTTGGTTGCAGCAAGGTGGTCACCTTGTCAACGACAACCCAAAGTATTGTGTTGACCAAGGCGAAATTGATCCCGAGCGTCCACGTTTTTGGTGTAGTGATTCGGCCAATTGCACCGTGCCACCACACTTGCGTCAACGTGTCTGGGACTCGCGGGGGAGTGCCTGGGCAAACTTTCGCCCACACTGCACGCAGGTCTACACCGTCTTACCGCCAAACTCGGAAGTCTGCGTTGGACGATGGATCGATGGGCCGGGAACGATGCCTCCGAGTAGTAACCACCAGGGCGGCGCTCACATCTTGATGACCGATGGTGCCGTTGTCTTCATGACCGATTCGGTCGAAGCGGGTAACCCGCGAAACGGAGCGGTGCGTCGGAATGCAGGCGGGGGCCCACGTGAACCGGGCCAAGTCAGCCCCTATGGGTTGTGGGGTTCGCTCGGCACAAAGGCTTCAAACGAAGTCATCGAGGAATCGCTGAACCAGTAG